The following proteins are encoded in a genomic region of Pseudorca crassidens isolate mPseCra1 chromosome 5, mPseCra1.hap1, whole genome shotgun sequence:
- the ZBTB38 gene encoding zinc finger and BTB domain-containing protein 38, whose translation MTVMSLSRDLKDDFHSDTVLSILNEQRIRGILCDVTIIVEDTKFKAHSNVLAASSLYFKNIFWSHTICISSHVLELDDLKAEVFTEILNYIYSSTVVVKRQETVTDLAAAGKKLGISFLEDLTDRNFSNSPGPYVFCITEKGVVKEEKNEKRHEEPAITNGPRITNAFSIIETENSNNMFSPLDLRASFKKVSDSMRTTSLCLERTDVCHEVEPVHTLAEHSYAVSSVTEAYRSLPVRERDSSSPGKTGKENCEAVAAKPKTCRKPKTISAPQDSDSPPENIPPPPATNLEMNQEGSPQPAAILSLSKSPSNNEGEVHFPRAEENKSSDAPTLPATEVPPLIYNCSCCSKSFDSSTLLSAHMQLHKPTQEPLVCKHCNKQFSTLNRLDRHEQICMRSSHMPVPGGNQRFLENYPTIGQNGGAFTGPEPLLSENRIGEFSSPGSTLPETEHMVKFVNGQMLYSCVVCKRSYVTLSSLRRHANVHSWRRTYPCHYCNKVFALAEYRTRHEIWHTGERRYQCIFCLETFMTYYILKNHQKSFHAIDHRLSISKKTANGGLKPSVYPYKLYRLLPMKCKRAPYKSYRHSSYENTRENSQMNESAPGPYVIQNPHGSELPTLNFQNSVNTLTSSPAIPLETPARQDVPTSTSAQNAEGTKWGERGELKVDLDSNFYSTEVSVSSAENAVSSGLRAGDAPVLSVSNGSENSTSVISYSGSAPSVIVHSSQFSSVIMHSNAVAATSSHNPAAPSDLAGSQSPKDDGKPEPDKVGRVVSRPKSMKEKKKTILCNRGEVPEESRYIADPGGSLSKTTNIIKETSKIETYIAKPALPGTSTNSNVAPLCQITVKIGNEAIVKRHILGSKLFYKRGRRPKYQMQEETPPRESEQETNRDSPIGLCQSECVEMSEMFDDASDQDSTDKPWRPYYNYKPKKKSRQLRKMRKANWRKEHENRSPSSKCKYPAELDCAVGKAPQEKAFEEEENKEMPKLQCELCDGDKASGAGNQGRPHRHLTARPYACELCSKQFQSPSTLKMHMRCHTGEKPYQCKTCGRCFSVQGNLQKHERIHLGVKEFVCQYCNKAFTLNETLKIHERIHTGEKRYHCQFCFQSFLYLSTKRNHEQRHIREHNGKGYACFQCPKICKTAAALGMHQKKHLFKSPSQREKTEGDTGHENSNPLENPHFIDSEDSDQKDNGQTVVDNVL comes from the coding sequence ATGACAGTCATGTCCCTTTCCAGGGACCTCAAGGACGACTTTCACAGCGACACAGTGCTCTCAATCTTGAATGAGCAGCGCATTCGGGGCATTTTATGTGATGTCACTATCATTGTGGAAGACACCAAATTTAAAGCCCACAGCAATGTCCTGGCTGCTTCAAgcctttatttcaaaaatatcttttggAGTCACACCATCTGTATTTCCAGCCACGTCCTGGAGCTGGATGATCTCAAAGCCGAAGTGTTTACAGAAATCCTTAATTATATCTACAGCTCCACAGTCGTCGTCAAGAGACAAGAAACAGTCACTGATCTTGCAGCTGCAGGAAAAAAGCTGGGAATATCCTTCTTGGAAGATCTTACCGATCGCAACTTTTCAAATTCCCCAGGTCCTTATGTATTCTGCATTACCGAAAAGGGAgtggttaaagaagaaaaaaatgaaaaaaggcatGAAGAACCAGCCATCACTAATGGGCCAAGGATCACAAATGCATTTTCCATCATCGAAACGGAAAATAGTAATAACATGTTTTCTCCACTGGACTTGAGGGCAAGTTTCAAAAAGGTCTCCGACTCCATGAGAACCACCAGCCTTTGCCTGGAGAGGACTGACGTCTGCCACGAGGTGGAGCCCGTGCACACCCTCGCCGAGCACTCCTACGCCGTGTCTTCCGTGACTGAGGCTTACAGAAGTCTGCCTGTACGGGAACGGGACAGCAGTTCACCTGGGAAAACAGGTAAAGAAAACTGCGAAGCGGTTGCAGCAAAACCGAAAACATGCCGAAAGCCAAAGACAATCTCCGCACCCCAGGATTCGGATTCACCTCCAGAAAATATACCCCCCCCTCCAGCAACCAACTTGGAAATGAATCAAGAAGGAAGTCCACAGCCAGCTGCAATTCTTTCCCTTTCAAAATCTCCCAGCAACAACGAAGGAGAGGTCCATTTTCCCAGGGCAGAGGAAAATAAATCCTCCGATGCCCCCACACTGCCAGCCACCGAGGTGCCGCCTCTCATTTACAATTGTAGCTGTTGTTCCAAATCCTTCGACAGCAGCACTTTGCTCAGCGCCCACATGCAGCTTCACAAGCCAACCCAGGAGCCCTTGGTGTGCAAGCATTGCAACAAACAGTTCAGCACCCTCAACAGACTGGATCGGCACGAGCAGATCTGCATGAGGTCAAGCCACATGCCCGTTCCTGGAGGGAATCAGCGCTTCTTAGAAAACTATCCCACCATTGGGCAGAATGGAGGTGCGTTCACAGGTCCAGAGCCTTTATTATCTGAGAATAGGATTGGTGAATTTTCCAGTCCCGGAAGTACCTTGCCAGAAACAGAACACATGGTTAAATTTGTTAACGGGCAAATGCTCTACAGCTGCGTAGTATGCAAACGTAGTTATGTGACTTTATCCAGCCTCCGAAGACATGCCAATGTTCACTCGTGGAGAAGAACGTATCCTTGCCATTACTGCAACAAAGTATTTGCATTGGCTGAGTATAGGACAAGACATGAGATTTGGCACACGGGAGAAAGGCGGTATCAGTGCATTTTCTGCCTGGAAACGTTCATGACCTACTATATACTCAAAAACCACCAGAAGTCTTTCCATGCCATCGATCATAGACTTTCCATCAGTAAAAAAACAGCAAACGGGGGCTTGAAGCCTAGTGTCTATCCATATAAGCTTTATAGGCTCCTGCCCATGAAATGCAAGAGGGCTCCTTACAAGAGCTACCGACATTCTTCCTATGAAAATACTCGAGAAAACAGTCAGATGAACGAGTCTGCACCTGGTCCCTATGTTATTCAGAATCCACACGGCTCTGAATTGCCTACTCTGAATTTCCAAAACAGTGTAAACACCTTGACCAGCAGTCCAGCCATCCCACTGGAAACACCAGCACGTCAGGATGTACCCACTTCCACCAGTGCACAAAACGCAGAGGGTACCaaatggggagagaggggagagttGAAAGTTGATCTGGACAGTAACTTTTATTCAACAGAGGTGTCAGTTTCTTCTGCTGAAAATGCCGTCAGTTCGGGCCTCCGGGCGGGGGACGCGCCCGTTTTGTCTGTGAGTAACGGCAGTGAGAACTCCACCTCTGTGATCAGCTACAGTGGCTCAGCCCCCTCGGTCATCGTGCACAGCAGCCAGTTTTCATCGGTGATAATGCACAGCAATGCCGTTGCTGCCACAAGCAGCCACAACCCCGCAGCCCCTTCAGACCTGGCTGGCAGTCAGAGCCCGAAAGACGATGGCAAACCCGAGCCAGACAAAGTGGGGAGGGTTGTCAGCAGACCCAAGagcatgaaggagaaaaagaaaaccatcctGTGTAACAGGGGAGAAGTACCAGAGGAGTCCAGATACATTGCTGATCCTGGAGGGTCATTGAGCAAAACCACAAATATCATTAAAGAAACTAGTAAAATTGAAACTTACATCGCAAAGCCTGCTCTCCCGGGAACCTCCACAAACAGCAACGTCGCGCCCCTTTGCCAGATAACGGTGAAAATCGGGAACGAAGCCATCGTGAAAAGGCACATCCTAGGATCTAAATTGTTCTATAAAAGAGGGAGGAGGCCCAAGTACCAAATGCAGGAGGAGACTCCGCCACGAGAGAGTGAACAGGAAACCAACAGAGACAGCCCGATCGGGCTCTGCCAGTCCGAGTGCGTGGAGATGAGTGAGATGTTTGACGATGCCAGTGACCAGGATTCCACGGATAAACCGTGGCGCCCTTACTACAACTACAAACCCAAAAAGAAATCCAGACAgttgagaaaaatgaggaaagcCAACTGGAGGAAGGAGCATGAAAACAGGAGCCCGAGCAGCAAATGTAAATACCCGGCCGAACTGGACTGCGCAGTGGGGAAGGCTCCCCAGGAGAAGGCCTtcgaggaagaagaaaataaagagatgcCCAAGTTGCAGTGTGAACTCTGTGACGGAGACAAAGCCTCGGGGGCCGGGAATCAAGGGAGGCCCCACCGGCATCTCACGGCCAGGCCTTATGCGTGTGAGCTCTGCTCCAAGCAGTTCCAGAGCCCCTCCACCCTGAAGATGCACATGAGGTGTCACACGGGAGAGAAGCCGTACCAGTGCAAGACCTGCGGACGGTGCTTCTCGGtgcaaggcaacctacagaaacACGAGCGCATCCACCTGGGCGTGAAGGAGTTCGTCTGTCAGTATTGCAACAAGGCCTTCACGTTGAATGAGACCCTCAAAATCCACGAAAGAATCCACACTGGCGAAAAGCGATACCACTGTCAGTTCTGCTTTCAGAGTTTTTTGTATCTCTCCACGAAAAGGAATCATGAGCAGAGGCATATCCGAGAGCATAATGGGAAGGGCTATGCCTGCTTCCAGTGCCCCAAAATTTGCAAAACAGCTGCTGCCCTTGGAATGCACCAGAAGAAACACTTATTCAAAAGCCCAAGTCAGCGGGAGAAAACAGAAGGTGACACGGGCCACGAGAACTCAAATCCCCTGGAGAATCCACATTTCATTGATTCAGAAGACAGTGACCAAAAGGATAATGGACAAACCGTtgttgataatgtcctttga